A portion of the Luteolibacter yonseiensis genome contains these proteins:
- a CDS encoding glycine zipper domain-containing protein, with amino-acid sequence MKTTIIAITSAVAAMTLSNCTSPAGPDTQRGIATGGLLGAGAGAIIGHQSGRTAEGALLGAAVGGTAGGLYGNARDQERRGY; translated from the coding sequence ATGAAAACCACCATCATCGCCATCACCAGCGCCGTCGCCGCCATGACCCTCTCCAACTGCACCTCGCCTGCCGGTCCGGACACCCAGCGCGGCATCGCCACCGGAGGTCTCCTCGGCGCGGGCGCGGGCGCGATCATCGGCCACCAGTCCGGCCGCACCGCGGAAGGCGCGCTGCTGGGTGCCGCCGTGGGTGGCACCGCCGGTGGTCTCTACGGAAACGCCCGCGACCAGGAACGCCGCGGCTATTGA